One genomic region from Macaca mulatta isolate MMU2019108-1 chromosome 20, T2T-MMU8v2.0, whole genome shotgun sequence encodes:
- the CLEC19A gene encoding C-type lectin domain family 19 member A, translating into MQRWTLWAAAVLTLHSAQAFPQTDINISPALPELPQPSLCPLFWMEFKGHCYRFFPLNKTWAEADLYCSEFSVGRKSAKLASIHSWEENVFVYDLVNSCVPGIPADVWTGLHDHRQEGQFEWTDGSSYDYSYWDGSQPDDGVHADPEEEDCVQIWYRPTSALRSWNDNICSRKFPFVCKIPSLTIH; encoded by the exons ATGCAAAGGTGGACACTGTGGGCTGCAGCCGTCCTGACCCTCCACTCTGCACAGGCCTTTCCACAAACAGACATCAATATCAGCCCAG ccctgccagAGTTGCCCCAGCCTTCCCTGTGCCCCCTGTTCTGGATGGAGTTCAAAGGACACTGCTATCGATTCTTCCCTCTTAATAAGACCTGGGCTGAGGCCGACCTCTACTGTTCTGAGTTCTCTGTGGGCAGGAAGTCCGCCAAGCTGGCCTCCATCCACAG CTGGGAGGAGAATGTCTTTGTGTATGATCTCGTGAACAGCTGTGTTCCCGGCATCCCAGCTGACGTCTGGACAGGCCTTCATGATCATAGACAG GAAGGGCAGTTCGAATGGACTGATGGCTCATCGTATGACTACAGCTACTGGGATGGCAGCCAGCCAGATGATGGTGTCCACGCGGACCCAGAAGAAGAAGACTGCGTGCAGATATGGTACAGGCCTACCAGTG CTCTGAGATCGTGGAATGATAACATCTGCAGCCGGAAGTTCCCCTTTGTctgcaaaatcccatctctgacCATTCATTGA